One Sphingomonas sp. SUN039 genomic window carries:
- a CDS encoding DHA2 family efflux MFS transporter permease subunit, whose translation MDAKTADVATLPSRHTGLLMVAVMGVSICQFLDLTIANVALPHMRTSLDASPESISWVLTSFIIAGVLVLPLTGWLSDRLGSRNLFVGATAMFILSSMLCGTATSLTQMVIYRSLQGMASAFIGPMSQTILFDINRPSKQAQAMSIWGMVVMIGPISGPFLGGFLTESLNWRWVFFINLPIGIPALILLWWLLPSRPILQRRLDIFGAVVLGLGLCALQLLLDRGQHNDWFESRETVFELLFALSAFWVFFVHSWTLRHPLFEPTLFRDPNFLMGVAFMVVLGVTNVALSSVLPTMLQTVYGYNVMDTGLLMAPRGFGVFVTMLISNRLLRGMDTRLQMSIGYAMAALSLWMMTRWSLEMGSGQIVLSGFVQGLGLGFVFVPINLIAFATLAPAFRTDGTTLMTLFRNLGSSFGISAIVTMLARNIQTSHADIAASVTSFNLPFDPASIAAQLGGTGAAALAILDGEVNRQAAMIAYLDNFYILFWLLLCIVPLPFVLKKPKPVTGQLLVHAD comes from the coding sequence ATGGACGCAAAGACTGCCGATGTCGCGACATTGCCGAGCCGACACACCGGTCTGCTGATGGTCGCCGTGATGGGCGTATCGATTTGCCAGTTTCTCGACCTGACCATCGCCAACGTGGCGCTGCCACACATGCGGACGAGCCTCGATGCGTCGCCGGAATCGATCAGCTGGGTTCTGACCAGTTTCATCATCGCGGGTGTGCTCGTTCTGCCGCTGACAGGCTGGCTGTCGGATCGCCTCGGGTCGCGCAACCTGTTCGTCGGGGCGACCGCCATGTTCATTTTGTCATCGATGCTGTGCGGCACGGCAACATCGCTGACGCAGATGGTCATTTACCGGTCGTTGCAGGGAATGGCATCGGCATTCATCGGACCAATGTCGCAAACGATATTGTTCGATATCAACCGACCAAGCAAACAGGCCCAGGCGATGTCGATATGGGGCATGGTCGTGATGATCGGGCCGATCAGCGGTCCGTTTCTTGGCGGCTTTCTGACCGAATCGCTCAACTGGCGATGGGTGTTTTTTATCAATCTCCCCATCGGGATTCCGGCGTTGATCCTGTTGTGGTGGCTGCTGCCATCGCGTCCGATCCTTCAGCGCAGGCTGGATATATTCGGGGCGGTCGTGCTGGGGCTCGGTCTGTGCGCGCTGCAGCTGCTGCTCGACCGTGGTCAGCATAATGACTGGTTCGAATCGCGCGAGACGGTTTTCGAACTCCTCTTCGCGCTAAGCGCCTTCTGGGTCTTCTTCGTCCATTCATGGACTTTACGGCACCCACTGTTCGAGCCGACGCTGTTCCGCGATCCCAATTTCCTGATGGGGGTGGCCTTCATGGTCGTACTCGGCGTGACGAATGTGGCGCTGTCATCGGTGCTGCCGACGATGCTTCAGACGGTTTACGGCTACAATGTGATGGACACCGGTCTGTTGATGGCACCGCGCGGTTTTGGCGTGTTCGTGACCATGCTGATCAGCAACCGACTGCTACGCGGCATGGACACGCGCCTGCAGATGAGCATCGGTTATGCCATGGCGGCGCTCTCACTGTGGATGATGACGCGCTGGTCGCTGGAAATGGGGTCGGGCCAGATCGTATTGTCGGGCTTTGTGCAAGGACTTGGACTTGGGTTCGTGTTCGTCCCGATTAACCTCATCGCCTTTGCGACGCTGGCGCCGGCATTCCGCACCGACGGCACAACTTTGATGACACTGTTTCGCAATCTCGGGAGCAGTTTCGGGATTTCGGCGATCGTGACAATGCTCGCGCGCAACATTCAGACCAGCCATGCTGACATTGCAGCGAGCGTGACATCGTTCAATCTGCCGTTCGATCCCGCGTCGATTGCGGCGCAACTGGGAGGTACCGGCGCGGCCGCGCTGGCTATCCTCGACGGGGAAGTGAACCGACAAGCGGCGATGATCGCCTATCTCGACAATTTCTACATCCTTTTCTGGCTGCTCCTTTGCATCGTGCCGCTCCCCTTTGTGCTGAAGAAGCCCAAACCCGTCACGGGCCAACTGCTGGTTCACGCTGACTAA
- a CDS encoding MarR family winged helix-turn-helix transcriptional regulator, with protein sequence MEFSGEPGNLKREISLKLTVIARVMFNSFDTSVTPHGITRSQWTLIALVASRPGASQRTIAERLEVTEAAAGRLIERLCGDGLLERRQDAKDKRAWQVYLAPAAEPMLTVLAEVGKSIETRAFADFSPDEIGKLAVLLDKVHGNLVEAKG encoded by the coding sequence GTGGAATTCAGCGGAGAACCCGGCAATCTGAAGCGCGAGATATCGCTGAAGCTAACTGTAATCGCGCGCGTGATGTTCAACAGTTTTGACACCAGCGTCACCCCGCACGGCATTACACGGTCGCAGTGGACCCTGATTGCGCTTGTCGCCTCGCGCCCCGGTGCGTCGCAACGCACGATTGCCGAGCGGCTGGAAGTGACCGAGGCCGCGGCTGGCCGACTGATCGAGCGGCTGTGCGGCGACGGGTTGCTCGAGCGACGGCAGGATGCAAAGGATAAGCGCGCATGGCAGGTCTATCTGGCCCCCGCCGCCGAACCGATGCTGACGGTGCTGGCGGAAGTCGGAAAGTCGATCGAGACACGCGCGTTCGCCGACTTCTCGCCTGACGAAATCGGCAAGCTCGCCGTACTGCTTGACAAAGTGCATGGCAATTTGGTCGAGGCTAAGGGCTGA
- a CDS encoding acyclic terpene utilization AtuA family protein: MGDIVRIGAATAFFNDSRMGIAQLLAKAPVLDYIIFDFLAESVMGGLGRGMTNGTGQGFAADFVDGYILPHLQTLLDRRIRIVANAGGLNPSACAAALRRGAAAAGLNVRVGVVEGDNLTAESSVLIGPNTRDMFDGSSVLEKVEGADHVNSLVAYTGAFPIAAALTAGADIVITGRAVDSAMALGPLIHEFGWGADDFDLLAAGTLAGHLLECSAQVTGGTFTDWRDVPDWAGIGMPIGECRADGGLVITKAEGTGGLVSVGTVSEQLLYEVSDPGRYIVADVVCDFTNVRLTQMGPDRVQLTGVRGRGRTATYKASLTYDAGWRATALVPIIGLESGAKARRLGEEMLARTSAVLRQSQLPPFTQTRCDIIGGEGAGPTTAICRLVADHPNQAGAQLLILEQSSGISHMSVGTSLTLAASLRPVQRIAGFLLPKSAVSLSVTVNGAPVPFVSSTDAKTQNVDAVAPAMPASPDDADPRQTVPLIRLAWARSGDKGNLFNVAVIARNADYLPYIAAVLTPKRVGEHYGRLLSGGRTLPVDLYSAPGLSALNFVVGDSMDGGVLASTTLDPVAKGMAQLLLDFPVPVSRALHMQLEGSRFA; the protein is encoded by the coding sequence GTGGGTGACATCGTACGGATCGGTGCGGCAACCGCGTTTTTCAACGACAGCCGGATGGGCATTGCCCAGTTGCTGGCGAAGGCTCCAGTGCTCGACTACATCATCTTCGACTTTCTCGCTGAATCGGTGATGGGCGGGCTCGGGCGTGGCATGACCAATGGGACGGGGCAGGGCTTTGCTGCCGATTTTGTTGATGGATATATCCTGCCGCATCTCCAGACCCTGCTCGACCGACGGATCCGCATCGTCGCCAATGCTGGTGGGCTCAATCCATCGGCCTGCGCCGCTGCCCTGCGGCGAGGCGCGGCAGCAGCAGGGCTGAACGTCCGTGTTGGGGTCGTAGAGGGCGACAATCTGACTGCCGAAAGTTCAGTGCTCATCGGTCCCAATACGCGCGACATGTTCGACGGCTCATCGGTTCTCGAAAAGGTCGAAGGCGCCGATCACGTCAACAGCCTGGTCGCCTACACCGGCGCTTTCCCGATTGCGGCCGCGCTCACTGCCGGGGCCGATATCGTCATCACCGGTCGCGCGGTCGACAGTGCGATGGCGCTTGGCCCGTTGATCCATGAATTCGGTTGGGGTGCAGACGATTTCGACCTGCTCGCCGCTGGAACGCTCGCCGGCCATTTGCTTGAATGCTCGGCGCAGGTCACGGGCGGCACTTTCACCGACTGGCGCGATGTGCCCGACTGGGCGGGGATCGGGATGCCAATCGGCGAGTGTCGTGCGGACGGCGGGCTCGTCATCACCAAGGCCGAGGGTACAGGCGGGCTGGTTTCGGTCGGCACAGTTTCGGAACAACTGCTCTACGAAGTCAGCGATCCCGGGCGCTATATCGTTGCTGACGTTGTCTGCGACTTCACGAATGTGCGTTTGACGCAGATGGGGCCGGATCGTGTTCAACTGACGGGGGTTCGGGGTCGGGGTCGAACCGCGACGTACAAGGCGAGCCTTACTTATGATGCCGGTTGGCGCGCGACCGCGCTAGTCCCGATCATTGGGCTCGAGTCCGGTGCCAAGGCGCGCCGACTTGGCGAGGAAATGTTGGCCCGCACGAGCGCAGTTCTTCGGCAAAGCCAGCTGCCACCGTTTACGCAGACACGCTGCGACATCATCGGCGGCGAAGGTGCTGGCCCGACCACGGCCATTTGTCGCTTGGTCGCCGATCATCCCAATCAGGCAGGCGCGCAGTTGCTGATCCTGGAACAGAGTTCGGGCATCAGTCACATGTCGGTCGGGACCAGCCTGACTCTCGCCGCCTCGCTTCGCCCGGTACAGCGGATCGCCGGGTTTCTTCTCCCGAAATCGGCGGTCTCGCTTTCGGTGACCGTAAACGGTGCGCCTGTGCCGTTCGTGTCGTCGACGGACGCAAAGACGCAGAACGTCGACGCCGTCGCGCCGGCCATGCCCGCTTCACCGGACGATGCCGATCCGAGACAGACCGTGCCCTTGATCCGCCTTGCCTGGGCGCGGAGTGGCGACAAGGGCAACCTGTTCAACGTTGCGGTGATTGCCCGCAATGCGGACTATCTGCCCTATATCGCCGCCGTACTGACTCCGAAGAGAGTCGGCGAACATTATGGGCGATTGCTAAGCGGCGGCCGCACTCTGCCTGTCGATCTTTACAGCGCGCCCGGGCTGTCGGCGCTGAACTTTGTGGTTGGAGACTCGATGGATGGCGGCGTTTTGGCTTCCACGACGCTCGATCCCGTTGCGAAGGGCATGGCCCAATTGCTGCTCGACTTTCCGGTTCCCGTCAGCCGTGCCCTGCACATGCAGCTGGAAGGGTCGCGTTTCGCCTGA
- a CDS encoding aldehyde dehydrogenase gives MTISAPRPSHVRHPLQLFTGGAWVEPSSASTFDVVDSTTEEAFLTVAEAQAPDIDRAVAAARAAFDTGPWPRLSPTERAVWLGKIADAWERRGDALADSWALESGVLRSMSVHSAKSVAGIFRDYAVLGETFVWEEKHTSSMGLPALLVREPVGVVAAIIPWNAPHALMAYKVAAALVAGCTIIIKASPEAPSSPYFMAEICEEVGLPAGVVNVLTAERQVSELLVRDPRVDKVSFTGSTAAGRKIAAICGDRIARVTLELGGKSPAIILDDYDVGKAAAAIARSAPVMTGQVCASLTRIIVSDKRHDDFVDALAAAFDAIKVGDPFDATSQMGPLAMERQRDRVETLIAQGRAEGARLATGGGRPAHLNRGFFIEPTVFAGVDNNSTIAREEIFGPVLSVIPAASEAQAIEIANDSIYGLNSSVFTDDPDRAYAVGRQLRAGTVGHNGFRTDFGIAFGGFKQSGLGREGGVEGLHPYLEAKTMIFETAPKTSQ, from the coding sequence ATGACAATTTCGGCCCCGCGGCCCAGCCATGTCCGTCATCCGCTTCAGTTGTTTACCGGCGGGGCTTGGGTCGAGCCTTCGTCCGCATCGACGTTCGACGTCGTGGACAGCACGACCGAAGAAGCGTTCCTGACCGTGGCCGAAGCGCAGGCACCCGACATCGACCGTGCCGTAGCCGCTGCGCGCGCGGCGTTCGACACCGGGCCGTGGCCGCGTCTGTCACCCACCGAACGTGCGGTGTGGCTGGGCAAGATCGCTGATGCATGGGAAAGGCGCGGCGATGCGCTCGCCGATAGCTGGGCGCTTGAATCGGGGGTGTTGCGGTCGATGTCGGTCCACTCCGCGAAAAGCGTTGCTGGCATCTTTCGCGACTATGCGGTGCTGGGCGAAACCTTTGTGTGGGAAGAGAAACACACGTCGTCGATGGGGTTGCCTGCGCTCCTGGTGCGCGAGCCGGTCGGCGTGGTCGCGGCAATCATTCCGTGGAACGCCCCGCATGCTCTGATGGCGTATAAAGTCGCTGCCGCGCTGGTCGCAGGCTGCACGATCATCATCAAGGCGTCGCCCGAAGCGCCGTCCTCGCCCTATTTCATGGCTGAAATCTGCGAGGAAGTGGGGCTACCGGCGGGTGTGGTCAATGTATTGACCGCCGAACGCCAAGTGTCCGAGCTGCTTGTGCGTGACCCGCGCGTCGACAAAGTCAGCTTTACCGGATCGACCGCCGCAGGGCGCAAGATCGCGGCAATTTGCGGCGACCGCATTGCACGCGTTACCCTGGAGCTGGGCGGCAAATCGCCTGCAATCATTCTCGACGATTATGATGTCGGCAAGGCAGCGGCCGCAATCGCGCGCTCGGCACCCGTGATGACCGGGCAAGTTTGTGCGTCGCTCACCCGTATCATTGTCAGCGATAAACGGCATGACGATTTCGTGGACGCCCTTGCGGCTGCATTCGATGCGATCAAAGTCGGCGATCCCTTCGATGCGACCAGCCAGATGGGACCGCTTGCAATGGAACGGCAACGCGACCGGGTTGAGACGCTGATTGCCCAGGGCAGAGCCGAAGGCGCACGCCTCGCCACCGGCGGTGGACGTCCTGCCCACCTCAACCGGGGCTTTTTCATCGAGCCGACCGTGTTTGCAGGTGTCGACAACAACTCGACGATTGCCCGCGAAGAAATTTTCGGACCCGTGCTAAGCGTCATTCCAGCCGCAAGCGAAGCGCAGGCGATCGAAATTGCCAACGACAGTATCTATGGATTGAACAGCAGCGTCTTCACCGACGACCCCGACCGTGCTTATGCCGTAGGGCGCCAGTTGCGCGCAGGCACCGTCGGCCACAACGGTTTTAGGACCGACTTCGGCATTGCGTTCGGTGGCTTCAAGCAATCGGGGCTCGGCCGCGAGGGCGGGGTCGAGGGGCTGCACCCCTATCTCGAGGCCAAGACGATGATCTTCGAAACCGCGCCAAAGACCTCGCAATAG
- a CDS encoding NAD(P)/FAD-dependent oxidoreductase, which yields MQADKRPLRFVIIGAGMAGMLAGIRLKERGDTDFTIYEKGDSVGGTWRENSYPGLACDTPAHSYTYSFATNPEWSAFYAPGAEIRAYFEQIAGRYDLKSQIAFNTEISSCRFVDGRWRITTTEGCEDVADVIVAATGVLHHPAMPDIPGLEDFAGPCFHSARWDHSVPLEDKRVGVIGNGSTGVQIVSALSKVAGRLVHFQRSPQWIMPCPDLKYSEADKQVFRDDPAKIEEVRNGPEASARRARFTAAIIDLESPELAEIQSIVERNLRESISDPKLREKLRPDYRAACKRMVFSAHYYDAVQKPNVEVVVGAIERVEPSGIRMKDGSFYELDVIALATGFRVDQFVRPMVVEGFGGKSLDAFWSEHPRAYYAVTVPEFPNFFLLNGPTGPVGNFTLIDIAEAQWAYIDQLVDLLRAGTCDAVAPTMSALDEYEVRRTEAAKRTVFASGCRSWYLDKQGVPQVWPWSYAYFQEVMKRPKLEDYALMQGQ from the coding sequence ATGCAAGCCGACAAAAGGCCTTTGCGGTTCGTCATTATCGGCGCGGGGATGGCGGGGATGCTCGCCGGTATCCGGCTAAAAGAGCGCGGCGACACCGACTTCACCATTTACGAAAAGGGTGACAGCGTCGGCGGCACATGGCGCGAAAACAGCTATCCAGGTCTGGCCTGCGACACCCCGGCACACAGCTACACTTATTCGTTCGCGACAAACCCGGAATGGAGCGCCTTTTACGCTCCCGGGGCCGAGATCCGGGCCTATTTCGAGCAAATTGCCGGGCGCTACGACCTGAAATCGCAGATCGCTTTCAATACGGAGATCTCCTCCTGCCGCTTCGTTGACGGCCGCTGGCGCATAACGACCACCGAAGGGTGCGAGGATGTCGCCGATGTGATCGTCGCGGCGACGGGCGTGCTGCATCACCCGGCAATGCCTGACATCCCGGGACTCGAAGACTTCGCCGGACCTTGTTTTCACAGCGCGCGCTGGGATCATTCGGTTCCGCTGGAGGACAAGCGTGTCGGCGTGATCGGCAATGGCTCGACCGGCGTCCAGATTGTCAGCGCGCTGTCGAAGGTGGCGGGCAGACTGGTTCACTTCCAACGCTCGCCCCAATGGATCATGCCGTGCCCCGATCTCAAATATAGTGAGGCCGACAAACAAGTGTTCCGCGACGATCCCGCCAAGATCGAGGAGGTCCGCAACGGCCCTGAAGCCAGCGCCCGCCGCGCGCGTTTTACGGCCGCGATCATCGACCTTGAGTCGCCCGAACTCGCGGAAATCCAGAGCATCGTCGAACGCAATCTTCGCGAAAGTATCAGCGATCCTAAATTACGCGAAAAACTGCGTCCAGATTACCGCGCCGCGTGCAAGCGGATGGTATTCTCGGCGCATTACTATGACGCCGTACAAAAGCCCAATGTCGAAGTCGTCGTCGGGGCCATCGAGCGCGTCGAGCCAAGTGGCATCCGGATGAAGGACGGCAGTTTCTACGAACTCGACGTTATCGCGCTCGCGACCGGATTCCGCGTCGATCAGTTTGTCCGTCCGATGGTCGTCGAGGGTTTCGGGGGCAAGAGTTTAGACGCGTTCTGGTCAGAGCATCCGCGCGCTTACTACGCCGTCACGGTACCTGAATTTCCGAACTTCTTCTTGCTCAACGGGCCAACCGGGCCGGTCGGCAATTTCACCCTGATCGACATCGCCGAAGCGCAATGGGCGTACATCGATCAGCTCGTCGATCTGCTGCGCGCGGGAACCTGCGACGCCGTAGCGCCGACGATGAGCGCGCTCGACGAATATGAAGTGCGCCGCACCGAGGCGGCCAAACGCACCGTGTTCGCCTCGGGCTGTCGCAGCTGGTATCTCGACAAGCAGGGTGTGCCGCAGGTCTGGCCGTGGAGCTATGCCTATTTCCAGGAAGTCATGAAAAGGCCGAAACTGGAAGACTATGCGTTGATGCAGGGACAATGA
- a CDS encoding SDR family NAD(P)-dependent oxidoreductase, which translates to MAGKLEGRRVLVTGAASGMGRAIADLFAAEGAALALLDLNSDGVHYAAAAHGAVGFVCDVADRAAVTATVASAGAALGGIDGVVNAAGILDIKPFGELAPESWDRMIAINLTGPFNVVHAALPFLTAAAHATIVNIASISALIPMSGTTGYSASKAGLAMFTKCLGFDLGPKIRANSICPGVIKTEMTRYLWENAEHSDRAAARVALRRLGSAEDVARAALFFSCDDSGFTTGTELPVDGGFSWR; encoded by the coding sequence GTGGCGGGAAAACTCGAAGGTCGCCGGGTATTGGTGACGGGTGCGGCGAGCGGCATGGGCCGGGCAATTGCGGACTTGTTCGCCGCCGAAGGCGCGGCGCTCGCCTTGCTCGATCTGAATTCGGACGGTGTGCATTATGCGGCAGCCGCACACGGCGCAGTCGGCTTCGTCTGCGACGTGGCGGACCGGGCGGCTGTGACCGCGACGGTGGCCAGCGCGGGTGCGGCGCTGGGCGGGATTGACGGGGTCGTCAATGCCGCCGGCATCCTCGACATCAAGCCGTTTGGTGAACTTGCGCCCGAAAGCTGGGACCGGATGATCGCGATCAATCTGACCGGGCCGTTCAATGTGGTGCACGCCGCTTTGCCGTTCCTGACCGCCGCCGCGCACGCCACGATCGTCAACATTGCGTCGATCAGCGCGCTCATACCGATGTCGGGCACCACCGGCTATTCCGCGAGCAAGGCGGGTCTCGCGATGTTTACCAAATGCCTGGGCTTCGACCTCGGCCCAAAAATCCGCGCCAATTCGATCTGCCCCGGCGTGATCAAGACCGAAATGACCCGCTACCTCTGGGAGAACGCGGAGCACAGCGATCGCGCCGCTGCGCGGGTGGCGCTCAGGCGGCTGGGCTCAGCCGAAGATGTCGCTCGCGCCGCGCTGTTCTTTTCGTGCGATGACTCGGGGTTCACCACTGGCACCGAACTCCCAGTCGACGGCGGATTTTCTTGGCGTTGA
- a CDS encoding NAD(P)/FAD-dependent oxidoreductase — protein MPNDELLLASDAEIDDAMHYASPMVLRGLLYQLTGDADVMTMPPGPSAKFGVGKEMANDADADLLKAKGAAFLKHYRDSGAGRIDLGPTDRLRQSLSLTAGHEIPEAELHIWQQEAAFDRWARGVHWTGGTRPKGIDNFRVAVIGTGISGLNVAVQLKQAGIPFVVFEKNPEVGGSWYENRYPGARVDTSSRGYTHLFSYDYPYEYSYSPRDHNLRYFKWVADTFGIRGNILFNTEVTAMLWDDAAAKWTLKSQGPSGADTAEFNAVISCVGFLSRPQLPVIDGMDSFAGDAFHMAAWPEGVDVKDKRVAVIGSGASGYQTTPVIAETAAHTYLFQRQPNWCLEDEIYLKKLPPQAVWLDRNFPFYSNYVRFRVGALMSPEVARLGTTIDPDFVDPHALSAVNKATRDMCIGFATRKLGSRPDLLKKMIPSFPPMASRPIRVDSDYSVYDALMRDNVTLVSDPIERITPKGIVSGGVEHEVDIIAFATGFRANDYLWPMEVRGRDGVRIEEVWAKDGPRAYLGAMVAGFPNLFMCYGPNSNNFGGFTVVDLLELVAQFSLRCIQGLIEKGQHSVEVSDDGYWRFAAILGEMERKMIYMDPRAHNYYQHGGRSCVNGPLDIRRMWRWLNDPAGPPPAETDAGLRPYFGEDLVVS, from the coding sequence ATGCCTAACGACGAACTGCTATTGGCAAGCGACGCTGAAATCGACGACGCGATGCACTACGCCTCGCCGATGGTGTTGCGTGGCTTGCTCTATCAGCTGACCGGCGATGCCGACGTGATGACCATGCCGCCGGGGCCGTCCGCGAAATTCGGCGTCGGCAAGGAAATGGCGAACGATGCCGACGCCGATCTGCTTAAAGCCAAGGGCGCGGCGTTCCTGAAGCACTACCGGGACAGCGGCGCGGGGAGGATCGACCTCGGCCCGACAGATCGCCTGCGCCAGAGCCTGTCGCTCACCGCCGGACACGAAATTCCCGAAGCCGAGCTGCACATCTGGCAGCAAGAAGCAGCGTTCGACCGCTGGGCGCGCGGTGTGCACTGGACCGGTGGCACCCGGCCGAAGGGCATCGACAACTTCAGGGTTGCGGTCATCGGCACCGGCATCTCGGGGCTGAATGTCGCGGTGCAGCTGAAGCAGGCTGGCATCCCCTTCGTCGTCTTCGAGAAAAATCCCGAAGTCGGTGGCTCCTGGTACGAGAATCGTTACCCCGGCGCGCGGGTAGATACCTCGAGCCGGGGGTACACGCACCTTTTCAGCTACGATTACCCCTACGAGTACAGCTATTCGCCGCGTGACCACAATCTGCGGTATTTCAAATGGGTGGCCGACACTTTCGGCATTCGCGGCAACATCCTGTTCAATACCGAAGTCACTGCCATGCTTTGGGACGATGCTGCCGCAAAATGGACGCTGAAATCGCAGGGACCGTCGGGCGCAGACACGGCTGAGTTCAACGCCGTTATCTCTTGCGTCGGGTTCCTGTCACGTCCGCAACTGCCCGTCATCGACGGCATGGACAGTTTCGCGGGCGACGCGTTTCACATGGCAGCCTGGCCCGAAGGCGTGGACGTGAAGGACAAGCGCGTTGCCGTGATTGGCAGCGGTGCTTCGGGTTACCAGACGACGCCGGTGATCGCCGAAACCGCCGCGCACACCTATCTCTTTCAGCGCCAGCCCAACTGGTGCCTTGAAGACGAGATTTACCTCAAGAAGCTGCCGCCCCAGGCCGTATGGCTGGATCGCAACTTTCCTTTTTACAGCAATTACGTGCGCTTCCGCGTCGGTGCTTTGATGAGTCCTGAAGTGGCAAGGCTCGGCACGACGATCGATCCCGATTTTGTCGATCCGCACGCGTTGAGCGCGGTGAACAAGGCCACGCGCGACATGTGCATCGGTTTCGCCACCCGCAAACTGGGGTCGCGGCCCGATTTGCTCAAAAAAATGATCCCGAGTTTTCCGCCGATGGCGTCGCGCCCGATCCGGGTCGATTCCGATTACAGTGTGTATGACGCCCTGATGCGCGACAATGTCACGCTGGTTTCCGATCCGATCGAACGAATTACGCCCAAGGGTATCGTGTCCGGCGGCGTCGAACACGAAGTCGACATCATCGCGTTCGCAACGGGCTTCAGGGCGAACGACTATCTCTGGCCGATGGAAGTGCGGGGTCGCGACGGCGTTCGCATCGAAGAGGTCTGGGCCAAGGACGGCCCGCGCGCCTATCTCGGTGCGATGGTTGCTGGCTTCCCGAACCTGTTCATGTGCTACGGACCAAATTCGAACAATTTCGGCGGCTTTACCGTCGTCGATCTGCTCGAACTGGTGGCGCAATTCTCGCTACGCTGCATTCAGGGCTTGATCGAAAAGGGCCAGCACAGCGTCGAGGTTAGCGATGACGGGTATTGGCGCTTCGCTGCCATCCTCGGCGAGATGGAACGCAAGATGATCTACATGGACCCGCGCGCGCACAATTATTACCAGCACGGCGGCCGGTCCTGCGTCAACGGACCGCTCGACATTCGCCGAATGTGGCGCTGGCTGAACGATCCTGCAGGACCTCCCCCTGCCGAAACCGATGCCGGTCTGCGACCTTATTTCGGCGAGGATCTCGTAGTCAGCTGA